The following proteins come from a genomic window of Lycium ferocissimum isolate CSIRO_LF1 chromosome 4, AGI_CSIRO_Lferr_CH_V1, whole genome shotgun sequence:
- the LOC132054248 gene encoding uncharacterized protein LOC132054248, with translation MKGVMRFGKKGKLSSRYIGRYISPFEIRRRVGAVAYELALPQDLSGLHPVFHVSMLKRYHSDCSYIIRRDSGLLDENLSYEEEPIAILDSQVIKLRSKEITSVKVQ, from the coding sequence atgaagggtgttatgcgatttgggaagaagggcaagttgagctCAAGGTACATTGGTCGGTACATTAGTCCATTTGAGATTCGCCGTCGTGTTGGTgcagtggcttatgagttagctttgccACAAGACCTATCAGGTcttcatccggtatttcatgtttccatgCTGAAGAGGTACCATTCAGACTGTTCTTATATCATTCGTCGGGACTCCggattgcttgatgagaatctctcttatgaggaagagcctataGCGATCTTGGATAGTCAAGTGATAAAGTTGAGGTCAAAAGAGATAACTTCAGTTAAGGTGCAATAG